One Turneriella parva DSM 21527 genomic region harbors:
- a CDS encoding AMMECR1 domain-containing protein, giving the protein MLWRHKGLILVLCLAGTGGIAAETPENMRAALESVSERVVAAMLAGDPIIEDAPARALLKTQPSRKGMFVSIFDKKTRRLRGCMGSLVAQRANLYDEVTHWTTMALMHDTRTARPRKNAEYLVIISFVDHIEPVVNVYEINAIQHGILVRQRGREELVLPGEAFTTAYALKMISQKLQNSAEAEGSEYFRIHAERFGKAIALFKKFDGGYGG; this is encoded by the coding sequence ATGCTATGGCGCCATAAGGGTCTTATCCTTGTTCTTTGCCTCGCAGGCACAGGGGGCATCGCGGCTGAAACCCCCGAGAACATGCGCGCGGCGCTCGAATCGGTTTCTGAACGCGTTGTCGCCGCGATGCTTGCGGGTGACCCAATTATAGAAGATGCGCCGGCGCGTGCCTTGTTGAAAACGCAGCCGAGCCGCAAGGGCATGTTCGTTTCTATCTTTGATAAGAAAACCCGCCGTCTCAGGGGTTGCATGGGCTCACTCGTGGCGCAGCGGGCGAACCTCTATGACGAAGTCACGCACTGGACGACGATGGCGCTCATGCACGATACGCGCACGGCTCGGCCACGGAAAAACGCCGAGTACCTTGTCATCATTTCATTTGTCGATCACATCGAACCGGTCGTGAATGTATACGAAATTAACGCGATTCAGCACGGTATTCTGGTGCGCCAGCGGGGCCGCGAAGAGCTGGTGCTACCCGGTGAAGCCTTTACGACTGCCTACGCACTGAAAATGATCTCGCAGAAACTGCAGAACAGCGCCGAAGCCGAGGGCAGTGAATATTTCAGAATTCACGCCGAAAGGTTCGGCAAAGCGATCGCGCTTTTTAAAAAATTTGACGGTGGATACGGTGGCTAA
- a CDS encoding peptidoglycan DD-metalloendopeptidase family protein, which yields MRFVVNAGLVIVTCGALAALELEDLRKQSQTKTGQVLDESNKKREKLLARFAEFQKDLEQLKPGMGIQMPIEARSAAKMRLVDHNELTGIPEAKKVYAIVTSQYKLKTWHSESDSQNLDTVKPGDKVEVVLMINTRDANAPKFGWVMVRTASGSEGYIPQMYLKNIPEQAVPSTAKKEKKYVYITTGLRMRSEPSLAGEFIALVPADAEVDVLRYSKAKDTVDGLKDFWAEIDYGGRTGWVFNGYLRAVGQKPPPEPPSVNAGGFTVPVDGRVSSKFGPRIDPVTKKSGDFHRGIDIMAPVGEPIKAAKEGVVFENSSNKWWGHYIIVQHSGNVFTYYCHQSRTKSRKGQQVKTGEVIGYVGKTGKATGPHLHFEVRSGKDPKDPLNYLK from the coding sequence ATGCGATTCGTGGTGAATGCTGGGTTGGTTATTGTCACATGCGGTGCGTTGGCGGCGCTCGAACTCGAAGACCTTCGAAAACAATCGCAGACGAAAACCGGTCAGGTGCTCGACGAGAGCAACAAAAAGCGCGAGAAGTTGCTCGCGCGCTTTGCAGAATTTCAAAAAGACCTTGAGCAGCTGAAACCGGGCATGGGCATTCAGATGCCGATCGAGGCGCGTAGCGCGGCGAAGATGAGGCTCGTCGACCACAACGAGCTGACCGGAATTCCCGAAGCAAAGAAGGTATATGCGATTGTGACGAGCCAGTATAAGCTCAAGACCTGGCATTCAGAAAGCGACTCGCAGAACCTCGACACGGTGAAACCTGGCGATAAGGTCGAGGTGGTCTTGATGATCAACACGAGAGACGCGAACGCTCCGAAGTTTGGCTGGGTGATGGTGCGCACTGCATCGGGCAGCGAAGGTTATATACCGCAGATGTATCTGAAAAATATTCCCGAGCAGGCAGTGCCGTCGACAGCGAAAAAAGAAAAGAAATACGTCTACATCACGACCGGCCTGCGCATGCGCAGTGAGCCTTCGCTTGCGGGTGAATTTATTGCTCTGGTGCCGGCAGATGCCGAAGTGGATGTGCTGCGCTATTCAAAAGCAAAAGACACCGTCGACGGCCTCAAAGACTTCTGGGCCGAAATCGATTATGGCGGCAGAACGGGCTGGGTGTTTAACGGCTACCTGCGCGCTGTCGGGCAGAAACCGCCGCCAGAGCCGCCGTCAGTGAACGCCGGTGGGTTCACTGTGCCCGTCGATGGCCGTGTCAGTTCAAAGTTCGGCCCGCGTATCGACCCGGTGACGAAAAAGAGCGGAGACTTTCACCGCGGTATTGATATCATGGCGCCTGTCGGCGAGCCGATAAAAGCGGCGAAAGAGGGAGTGGTATTTGAGAACTCCTCAAATAAATGGTGGGGCCATTACATCATTGTGCAGCATTCAGGTAACGTGTTCACCTATTATTGCCACCAGTCGCGCACTAAGTCGCGTAAGGGGCAGCAGGTAAAGACGGGTGAGGTGATCGGTTATGTCGGCAAGACCGGCAAGGCCACCGGGCCGCATCTGCATTTCGAAGTGCGTTCAGGCAAAGACCCGAAAGATCCGCTGAATTATCTGAAATGA